A single region of the Leptothrix cholodnii SP-6 genome encodes:
- a CDS encoding response regulator, with amino-acid sequence MIRVMLVDDHTIVRMGFRMLLQSCADDIEVVAEAPGGEEALAQIDTVLPDVLVLDLSMPGMTGLELLRRLKARNSRTRVLVLSAHEDTAHPRRVLAAGALGYLSKRGAPEALVEAVRRVAAGQRYIDPAIAQKLALAQLGDEPSPVDALSEREFEVFVQLARGAGVADIAAQLKLSASTVGTHLYNVKQKLGASNQAELTLLALRWGLIEA; translated from the coding sequence ATGATCCGCGTGATGCTGGTCGACGACCACACGATCGTGCGCATGGGTTTTCGCATGCTGCTGCAGTCGTGTGCGGACGACATCGAGGTGGTGGCCGAAGCGCCCGGCGGCGAGGAGGCGCTGGCGCAGATCGACACGGTGCTGCCCGACGTGCTGGTGCTCGACCTGTCGATGCCCGGCATGACCGGCCTGGAGCTGCTGCGCCGCCTGAAGGCGCGCAACAGCCGCACGCGCGTACTGGTGCTGTCGGCGCACGAGGACACCGCGCACCCGCGCCGCGTGCTGGCGGCCGGCGCGCTCGGCTACCTGAGCAAGCGTGGCGCGCCCGAGGCGCTGGTCGAGGCGGTGCGGAGGGTGGCGGCGGGCCAGCGCTACATCGACCCCGCGATCGCACAGAAGCTCGCGCTGGCGCAGCTGGGCGACGAGCCGAGCCCGGTCGATGCGCTGTCCGAGCGCGAGTTCGAGGTCTTCGTGCAGCTCGCGCGGGGCGCCGGCGTGGCCGACATCGCGGCGCAGCTCAAGCTGTCGGCCAGCACGGTCGGCACGCACCTCTACAACGTCAAGCAGAAGCTCGGCGCCAGCAACCAGGCCGAGCTGACGCTGCTGGCGCTGCGCTGGGGGCTGATCGAGGCATGA
- a CDS encoding sensor histidine kinase, with product MLSPALVLGASFAYLTLLFAVAWWGDRRAAQGRSVIGNAWVYALSMAVYCTAWTYFGSVGRAASGGVWFLPIYLGPMLAMVLAWSVVRKMIRIARTYRLTSIADFVASRYGKSPLLAGLVTLITVVGIVPYIALQLKAVAGGYALMTTPLGEPLLAAPALWRDSTLYVALALAGFTMVFGTRHLDSTERHEGMVLAIAFESVVKLVAFLAVGVFVTWGLFGGPADLFERAAAVPELRQLLRLEQGRSFPYAQWFALTMLSMLSVIFLPRQFQVMVVENVDESHLKRAAWAFPAYLLLINLFVLPIALGGLLYFSAGGMNADSFVLSLPLAGGQSALALIAFVGGLSAATGMVIVEAIAVSTMVCNDLVMPLLLRWPRWSRAGDLTGLLLAIRRAAIVAILLLGYLYYHLAGEAYALVSIGLISFAAVAQFAPAMLGGMYWQGGTRNGALAGLAAGFAVWAYTLMLPSLAKSGWLPDTFLRDGIGGIALLRPEQLFGLGGLDNLTHSLFWSLLANVGAYVVMSLAHRPTARELSQALLFVEVFGAAGQGSAATAPVFWRGRARVEDLRALAARFLGEAKARELFERHARELGLADVSQLQPDGRLVHRVETQLAGAIGSASARVMVASTVEEDTLGLDDVMRIVDEASQLRAYSRQLEEQQASLRRATDELRAANEKLQGLDRLKDDFMSSVTHELRTPLTSIRALAELMRDEADMPEAQRQQFMTIIVGETERLSRLVNQVLDMAKIESGHATWIDDDVDLVALAGHAAQTLAELMRERGITLQLDLPAEPLPTLRADPDRLLQVLLNLLSNAAKFTPAGAGRIVLTVRGDAQGATVTVADNGPGVPAHEQALVFEKFRQGGDGLNRPQGTGLGLPICRQIVEHYGGRIWLRSDPGQGATFGYTLPWTAAAAGGMVPTMNTMQETAHEPQDTDRR from the coding sequence ATGCTCTCGCCGGCCCTGGTGCTGGGTGCTTCGTTCGCCTACCTGACGCTGCTGTTCGCGGTCGCCTGGTGGGGCGACCGGCGCGCCGCGCAGGGCCGATCGGTGATCGGCAACGCCTGGGTCTACGCGCTGTCGATGGCGGTCTACTGCACCGCCTGGACCTATTTCGGCAGCGTCGGCCGGGCCGCCTCGGGCGGGGTCTGGTTCCTGCCGATCTACCTCGGCCCGATGCTGGCGATGGTGCTGGCCTGGTCGGTGGTGCGCAAGATGATCCGCATCGCGCGCACCTACCGCCTGACCTCGATCGCCGACTTCGTCGCCAGCCGCTACGGCAAGAGCCCGCTGCTGGCCGGCCTGGTGACGCTGATCACGGTGGTCGGCATCGTGCCCTACATCGCGCTGCAGCTCAAAGCCGTCGCCGGCGGCTACGCGCTGATGACCACGCCGCTGGGCGAGCCGCTGCTGGCCGCACCGGCCTTGTGGCGCGACAGCACGCTCTACGTCGCGCTGGCGCTGGCCGGCTTCACGATGGTGTTCGGCACCCGCCACCTCGACAGCACCGAGCGCCACGAGGGCATGGTGCTGGCGATCGCCTTCGAGTCGGTGGTCAAGCTGGTGGCGTTCCTGGCGGTGGGCGTGTTCGTCACCTGGGGCCTGTTCGGCGGGCCGGCCGACCTGTTCGAGCGTGCCGCCGCGGTGCCCGAACTGCGCCAGCTGCTGCGCCTCGAACAGGGCCGCAGCTTCCCGTATGCGCAGTGGTTCGCGCTGACGATGCTGTCGATGCTGTCGGTGATCTTCCTGCCGCGCCAGTTCCAGGTGATGGTGGTCGAGAACGTCGACGAGAGCCACCTCAAGCGCGCCGCCTGGGCCTTTCCGGCCTACCTGCTGCTGATCAACCTGTTCGTGCTGCCGATCGCGCTCGGCGGCCTGCTGTATTTCTCGGCCGGCGGCATGAACGCCGACAGCTTCGTGCTCAGCCTGCCGCTGGCCGGCGGCCAGTCGGCGCTGGCGCTGATCGCCTTCGTCGGCGGGCTGTCGGCGGCCACCGGCATGGTGATCGTCGAGGCCATCGCGGTCTCGACGATGGTCTGCAACGACCTTGTCATGCCGCTGCTGCTGCGCTGGCCGCGCTGGTCGCGCGCCGGTGACCTGACCGGGCTGCTGCTGGCGATCCGGCGCGCGGCGATCGTCGCCATCCTGCTGCTCGGCTACCTGTACTACCACCTGGCCGGCGAGGCCTACGCGCTGGTCAGCATCGGCCTGATCAGCTTTGCCGCGGTGGCCCAGTTCGCGCCGGCGATGCTCGGCGGCATGTACTGGCAGGGCGGCACGCGCAATGGCGCGCTGGCCGGGCTCGCGGCCGGCTTTGCGGTCTGGGCCTACACGCTGATGCTGCCGTCGCTGGCCAAGTCGGGCTGGTTGCCCGACACCTTCCTGCGCGACGGCATCGGCGGCATCGCGCTGCTGCGGCCCGAGCAGCTGTTCGGTCTGGGCGGGCTCGACAACCTGACGCACTCGCTGTTCTGGAGCCTGCTGGCCAACGTCGGCGCCTACGTGGTGATGTCGCTGGCGCACCGGCCGACCGCGCGCGAGCTGAGCCAGGCGCTGCTGTTCGTCGAGGTCTTCGGCGCCGCCGGCCAGGGCAGTGCCGCGACGGCACCGGTGTTCTGGCGCGGCCGGGCGCGGGTCGAGGACCTGCGCGCGCTGGCGGCGCGTTTCCTCGGCGAGGCCAAGGCGCGCGAGCTGTTCGAGCGCCATGCGCGCGAGCTGGGCCTGGCGGACGTCTCGCAGCTGCAGCCCGACGGCCGGCTGGTGCACCGGGTCGAGACCCAGCTGGCCGGCGCGATCGGCAGCGCGTCGGCGCGCGTGATGGTGGCGTCCACCGTCGAGGAGGACACGCTCGGCCTCGACGACGTCATGCGCATCGTCGACGAGGCCTCGCAGCTGCGCGCCTACTCGCGCCAGCTCGAGGAGCAGCAGGCCTCGCTGCGCCGCGCCACCGACGAGCTGCGCGCGGCCAACGAGAAGCTGCAGGGGCTCGACCGCCTGAAGGACGATTTCATGTCGTCGGTGACGCACGAGCTGCGCACGCCGCTGACCTCGATCCGCGCGCTCGCCGAGCTGATGCGCGACGAGGCCGACATGCCCGAGGCGCAACGCCAGCAGTTCATGACCATCATCGTCGGCGAGACCGAGCGCCTGTCGCGGCTGGTCAACCAGGTGCTCGACATGGCCAAGATCGAGTCCGGCCACGCCACCTGGATCGACGACGACGTCGACCTCGTGGCGCTGGCCGGACACGCCGCGCAGACCCTGGCCGAGCTGATGCGCGAGCGCGGCATCACGCTGCAGCTCGACCTGCCGGCCGAGCCGCTGCCGACGTTGCGCGCCGACCCCGACCGGCTGCTGCAGGTGCTGCTCAACCTGCTGTCCAACGCCGCCAAGTTCACGCCGGCCGGCGCTGGCCGCATCGTGCTGACGGTGCGTGGTGATGCGCAGGGCGCGACCGTCACGGTGGCCGACAACGGCCCCGGCGTGCCGGCCCACGAGCAGGCGCTGGTGTTCGAGAAATTTCGCCAGGGTGGCGACGGCCTGAACCGGCCGCAGGGCACCGGACTGGGCCTGCCGATCTGCCGCCAGATCGTCGAGCATTACGGCGGGCGGATCTGGCTGCGATCCGATCCGGGTCAAGGTGCGACATTCGGCTACACGCTACCGTGGACAGCCGCGGCGGCGGGAGGCATGGTGCCCACCATGAACACGATGCAGGAGACAGCCCATGAGCCACAAGATACTGATCGCCGATGA
- a CDS encoding 3'-5' exonuclease, with protein sequence MKPGLRLAGLLGLVGVLLLLWLGLTGAMVWSSLAQAERAVVRAALEPHAGLVVMAFGLGMLGLAAALHAWLLPRLAAPAQLLDQVRVLRDTDVQREITPAGSATLRALAEAVNELVRQREALRQDMAAQVLAASRGVELERSRLAALMAELTQSVVVCNLDGRVLLYNNRARMQFRALSSAPSLAGGSELLGLGRSIYAAFDPKLVTHALESIQQRLQRGADNPLAQFVTITRSGQLLRVQMAPVREVAPADGNAVADPAALSGFVLMLDNVTREFEQDTLRDQLLHGLTEGSRGSLANLQAAVEMLDDDGLDDALRQRFHGVIRDEVRAMSARIQTLADSATEGIKTRWPMEDMLGADLVAAAQRRIESQLALRVSQAEVDTALWLKVDSYSLLLALHYLAGRLQDEFETKLVQLRIAAAPGGQHAHLDLIWMGQSLSTETVMSWELDPMRIGAETSPLSVRDVADRHGGEFWFERERVRHQAFFRFLLPLAAPQEQLDASRLMSAMHAEGRPEFYDFDLFKRLEQHHVLDERRLVDLAYTVFDTETTGLNPSDGDEIIQIGATRISGGKLRRQESFEQLVDPQRPIPPAGIPIHGIKPDMVAGQPTIDHVLPAFHAFAQDTVLVAHNAAFDMRFLQLKQDRTGLVFDQPVLDTLLLSAVVHPNQESHRLEAIAERFSITVVGRHTALGDAMVTAEVFVRLIPLLHAMGIETLGQAREAAQKTYYARLKY encoded by the coding sequence GTGAAACCGGGCCTGCGACTGGCCGGCCTGCTGGGGCTGGTCGGCGTCTTGCTCCTGCTGTGGCTGGGGCTGACCGGCGCGATGGTCTGGTCGTCGCTGGCGCAGGCCGAGCGCGCGGTGGTGCGGGCGGCGCTCGAACCGCATGCGGGGCTGGTGGTGATGGCCTTCGGTCTCGGCATGCTGGGACTGGCCGCGGCGCTGCATGCCTGGCTGCTGCCGCGGCTGGCCGCACCCGCGCAGCTGCTCGACCAGGTGCGCGTGCTGCGCGACACCGACGTGCAACGCGAGATCACGCCCGCCGGCAGCGCCACGCTGCGCGCGCTGGCCGAGGCCGTCAACGAGCTGGTGCGCCAGCGCGAGGCACTGCGCCAGGACATGGCCGCGCAGGTGCTCGCCGCCAGCCGCGGCGTCGAGCTCGAGCGCAGCCGACTGGCCGCGCTGATGGCCGAGCTGACGCAGAGCGTGGTGGTCTGCAACCTCGACGGCCGGGTGCTGCTCTACAACAACCGTGCCCGCATGCAGTTCCGCGCGCTGTCGTCGGCGCCGTCGCTGGCGGGTGGCTCGGAGCTGCTCGGCCTGGGCCGCTCGATCTACGCCGCCTTCGATCCCAAGCTGGTCACGCACGCGCTCGAGAGCATCCAGCAGCGCCTGCAGCGCGGGGCGGACAACCCGCTGGCGCAGTTCGTCACCATCACCCGCTCGGGCCAGCTGCTGCGGGTGCAGATGGCGCCGGTGCGCGAGGTCGCACCCGCCGACGGCAACGCCGTGGCCGATCCGGCGGCGCTGTCGGGTTTCGTGCTGATGCTCGACAACGTCACCCGCGAGTTCGAGCAGGACACCCTGCGCGACCAGCTGCTGCACGGCCTGACCGAAGGCAGCCGCGGCTCGCTCGCCAACCTGCAGGCCGCGGTCGAGATGCTCGACGACGACGGCCTCGACGATGCCCTGCGCCAGCGCTTTCACGGCGTCATCCGCGACGAGGTGCGCGCCATGAGCGCGCGCATCCAGACCCTGGCCGACAGCGCCACCGAAGGCATCAAGACCCGCTGGCCGATGGAGGACATGCTCGGCGCCGACCTGGTCGCCGCCGCGCAGCGCCGCATCGAGAGCCAGCTCGCGCTGCGGGTGTCGCAGGCCGAGGTCGACACCGCGCTGTGGCTCAAGGTCGACAGCTACTCGCTGCTGCTGGCGCTGCATTACCTGGCCGGGCGGCTGCAGGACGAGTTCGAGACCAAGCTTGTGCAGTTGCGCATCGCCGCGGCGCCGGGCGGCCAGCACGCCCACCTCGACCTGATCTGGATGGGCCAGTCGCTCAGCACCGAGACCGTGATGAGCTGGGAGCTCGACCCGATGCGCATCGGCGCCGAGACCAGCCCGCTGAGTGTGCGCGACGTCGCCGACCGCCACGGCGGCGAGTTCTGGTTCGAGCGCGAGCGGGTGCGGCATCAGGCCTTCTTTCGCTTCCTGCTGCCGCTGGCCGCGCCGCAGGAACAGCTCGACGCCAGCCGCCTCATGTCCGCCATGCACGCCGAGGGCCGGCCGGAGTTCTACGATTTCGACCTCTTCAAGCGCCTGGAGCAGCACCACGTGCTCGACGAGCGCCGCCTGGTCGACCTGGCCTACACCGTGTTCGACACCGAGACCACCGGCCTCAATCCGTCCGATGGCGACGAGATCATCCAGATCGGTGCCACCCGCATCAGCGGCGGCAAGCTGCGCCGGCAGGAGAGCTTCGAGCAGCTGGTCGATCCGCAGCGGCCGATACCGCCCGCGGGCATCCCGATCCACGGCATCAAGCCCGACATGGTGGCCGGCCAGCCGACCATCGATCACGTGCTGCCGGCCTTCCACGCCTTTGCGCAGGACACCGTGCTGGTGGCGCACAACGCCGCCTTCGACATGCGTTTCCTGCAGCTCAAGCAGGACCGCACCGGGCTCGTCTTCGACCAGCCGGTGCTCGACACGCTGCTGCTGTCGGCGGTGGTGCACCCCAACCAGGAATCGCACCGACTCGAGGCGATCGCCGAGCGCTTCAGCATCACCGTGGTCGGCCGCCACACCGCGCTGGGCGACGCGATGGTGACGGCCGAGGTCTTCGTGCGCCTGATCCCGCTGCTGCACGCGATGGGCATCGAGACGCTCGGCCAGGCGCGCGAGGCGGCGCAGAAGACCTATTACGCGCGGCTCAAGTACTGA
- a CDS encoding MFS transporter: MSSIPINATKKAVPPAMTPEERKVIFASSLGTVFEWYDFYLYGSLAAIIAKQFFAGLDAGSAFIFALLAFAAGFIVRPFGALVFGRLGDMIGRKYTFLVTILIMGLATFIVGILPNYESIGVAAPVILIALRMLQGLALGGEYGGAATYVAEHAPHGKRGAYTAWIQTTATLGLFLSLMVILGTRTAIGEAAFADWGWRIPFIVSIALLAISVWIRLSMNESPAFKKMKEEGKTSKAPLSESFGQWKNLKIVILALIGLTAGQAVVWYTGQFYALFFLTQALKVDGATANVLVAASLVIGTPFFIVFGALSDKIGRKPIIMAGCLIAALTFFPLFKALTQAANPDLATAQANAKVTITADPKECSFQFNPTGTKKFTSSCDIAKQVLAGASVSYDNIEATGPAKITVGTTVIEGYTSAGLAADEAKKKDAEFKKAVADALKAAGYPAKADPAKVDKLKIIVILTILVIYVTMVYGPIAAMLVEMFPTRIRYTSMSLPYHIGNGWFGGLLPTTAFAIVAQTGNMYNGLWYPIIIAGATFVIGMLFIKETKDVDIYADD; the protein is encoded by the coding sequence ATGTCCAGCATCCCGATCAATGCGACCAAGAAGGCCGTTCCGCCGGCCATGACACCCGAAGAGCGGAAGGTGATCTTCGCCTCCTCGCTGGGCACGGTGTTCGAGTGGTACGACTTCTACCTCTACGGCTCGCTCGCAGCCATCATCGCCAAGCAGTTCTTCGCGGGACTGGATGCCGGCTCGGCCTTCATCTTCGCGCTGCTCGCCTTTGCCGCCGGCTTCATCGTGCGCCCGTTCGGCGCGCTGGTGTTCGGTCGCCTGGGCGACATGATCGGCCGCAAGTACACCTTCCTGGTGACGATCCTGATCATGGGCCTGGCGACGTTCATCGTCGGCATCCTGCCCAACTACGAGTCGATCGGCGTGGCCGCGCCGGTGATCCTGATCGCGCTGCGCATGCTGCAGGGCCTGGCGCTCGGCGGTGAATACGGCGGTGCCGCCACCTACGTGGCCGAACACGCGCCGCACGGCAAGCGCGGCGCCTACACGGCGTGGATCCAGACCACCGCGACGCTGGGCCTGTTCCTGTCGCTGATGGTCATTCTCGGCACCCGCACCGCGATCGGCGAAGCCGCCTTCGCCGACTGGGGCTGGCGCATCCCGTTCATCGTCTCGATCGCCCTGCTGGCCATCAGCGTGTGGATCCGCCTGTCGATGAACGAATCGCCCGCCTTCAAGAAGATGAAGGAAGAGGGCAAGACCTCGAAGGCGCCGCTGTCGGAGTCGTTCGGCCAGTGGAAGAACCTGAAGATCGTGATCCTGGCGCTGATCGGCCTGACCGCCGGCCAGGCCGTTGTCTGGTACACGGGCCAGTTCTACGCGCTGTTCTTCCTGACGCAGGCCCTCAAGGTCGACGGCGCCACCGCCAACGTGCTGGTCGCTGCCTCGCTGGTGATCGGCACGCCGTTCTTCATCGTGTTCGGCGCGCTGTCCGACAAGATCGGCCGCAAGCCCATCATCATGGCCGGCTGCCTGATCGCCGCGCTGACCTTCTTCCCGCTGTTCAAGGCGCTGACCCAGGCCGCCAACCCGGACCTCGCGACGGCCCAGGCCAACGCCAAGGTCACCATCACGGCCGACCCCAAGGAGTGCTCGTTCCAGTTCAACCCGACCGGCACGAAGAAGTTCACCAGCTCCTGCGACATCGCCAAGCAGGTGCTGGCCGGCGCTTCGGTCAGCTACGACAACATCGAGGCCACCGGCCCCGCCAAGATCACGGTGGGCACGACGGTCATCGAGGGCTACACCTCGGCCGGCCTGGCGGCTGACGAAGCCAAGAAGAAGGACGCCGAGTTCAAGAAGGCCGTCGCCGATGCGCTCAAGGCCGCCGGCTACCCGGCCAAGGCCGATCCGGCCAAGGTCGACAAGCTGAAGATCATCGTCATCCTGACGATCCTCGTGATCTACGTGACGATGGTCTACGGCCCGATCGCGGCGATGCTGGTGGAGATGTTCCCGACCCGCATCCGCTACACCTCGATGAGCCTGCCGTACCACATCGGCAACGGCTGGTTCGGCGGCCTGCTGCCCACCACCGCCTTCGCCATCGTGGCGCAGACCGGCAACATGTACAACGGCCTCTGGTATCCGATCATCATCGCCGGCGCGACCTTCGTCATCGGCATGCTGTTCATCAAGGAAACCAAGGACGTCGACATCTACGCCGACGACTGA
- a CDS encoding YbaK/EbsC family protein: protein MSNPNPDPSAVLPERVREVAAWLAERAHADAPRWLDVSARTAQEAADALGVALGQIAKSVIFRRLADDVAVLVVTSGDRRVDEAKVVAQVGAIGRADAAFVRARTGFVIGGVAPVAHRNEPVVLLDRDLWRFESIWAAAGHPKAVFRLVPDDLRRLCAGAAAHDVTESAAPRSPCIDVCKLDPVTRLCEGCLRTIDEIAGWSAMSDEARLEVLRQLPGRRA from the coding sequence ATGTCGAACCCGAATCCCGATCCCTCCGCCGTGCTGCCCGAACGGGTGCGCGAGGTCGCCGCCTGGCTGGCCGAACGCGCGCATGCCGATGCGCCGCGCTGGCTCGACGTCTCCGCCCGCACCGCGCAGGAGGCCGCCGACGCACTGGGCGTGGCGCTCGGCCAGATCGCCAAGAGCGTGATCTTCCGGCGCCTGGCCGACGACGTGGCGGTGCTGGTCGTGACCTCGGGCGACCGGCGGGTCGACGAGGCCAAGGTGGTGGCGCAGGTCGGCGCGATCGGCCGTGCCGACGCGGCTTTCGTGCGCGCGCGCACCGGCTTCGTGATCGGCGGCGTGGCGCCGGTGGCGCATCGCAACGAGCCGGTGGTGCTGCTCGACCGCGACCTCTGGCGCTTCGAGTCGATCTGGGCCGCCGCCGGCCATCCGAAGGCGGTCTTCCGGCTGGTGCCCGACGACCTGCGCCGGCTGTGCGCAGGCGCGGCGGCGCACGACGTCACCGAGTCGGCGGCGCCGCGCAGCCCGTGCATCGACGTGTGCAAGCTCGACCCCGTGACCCGCCTCTGCGAGGGCTGCCTGCGCACCATCGACGAGATCGCCGGCTGGTCGGCGATGAGCGACGAGGCCCGCCTCGAGGTGCTGCGCCAGCTGCCCGGGCGCCGCGCCTGA
- a CDS encoding response regulator transcription factor, translating into MSHKILIADDEPNILISLEYLMKRQGFDVRLARDGQEALDAVAADCPDLLLLDVMMPRKSGFDVCQALRADERYNALRILMLTAKGRDTDLAKGLALGADGYMTKPFSTRELVERVKAMLEAPR; encoded by the coding sequence ATGAGCCACAAGATACTGATCGCCGATGACGAGCCCAACATCCTGATCTCGCTCGAATACCTGATGAAGCGCCAAGGCTTCGACGTCCGCCTGGCGCGCGACGGCCAGGAGGCGCTCGACGCGGTCGCCGCCGACTGCCCCGACCTGCTGCTGCTCGACGTCATGATGCCGCGCAAGAGCGGCTTCGACGTCTGCCAGGCGCTGCGTGCCGACGAGCGCTACAACGCGCTGCGCATCCTGATGCTGACCGCCAAGGGCCGCGACACCGATCTGGCCAAGGGCCTGGCGCTGGGCGCCGACGGCTACATGACCAAGCCCTTCTCGACCCGCGAGCTGGTCGAGCGCGTCAAGGCGATGCTGGAGGCGCCGCGGTGA
- a CDS encoding MFS transporter has product MSAHPTPDRAPRTPMAREDIQLVFASSFGTVYEWYDFYLYGALAPIIAAQFFSGLDPSAGFIFALLAFAAGFIVRPFGALVFGRLGDMIGRKYTFLITILLMGLSTCVVGVLPSYADIGLAAPVMLIALRLLQGLAMGGEYGGAATYVAEHAPPDRRGFYTSWIQTTASLGLFMALVVILLLRQVLGDAAFADWGWRIPFLLSIVLLAVSVWVRLSMNESPAFQRLRETGRTSKAPIRESFGNWRNLRVVLLALFGLVAGQAVVWYTGQFYALFFLTGVLRVEPSTAQWLMVAALAIGTPFFVFFGALADRIGRKPIIMAGLALAAAGYFPMFEALTVAANPALAEAQANARIVVAADPATCSFQGSPIAREVDFASPCDLAKRFLTEQGASYDNRALPRGAATVVRVGSTEITPPRGGLAAGGHGFDDRSVRAIAAFRAEVRQALLAAGYPERADPARMDKVGIVVILSAFMLLVTMVYGPIAAMLVEMFPTRIRYTSMSLPYHIGNGWFGGLMPSIAFAIVAHSGNMYDGLWYPVLIAAGSCAIGLLLVRETRGRDIYAQD; this is encoded by the coding sequence ATGTCCGCACACCCGACGCCGGATCGGGCGCCCCGGACACCGATGGCCCGGGAAGACATCCAGCTCGTCTTTGCGTCTTCCTTCGGCACGGTGTACGAGTGGTACGACTTCTACCTCTACGGCGCGCTCGCGCCCATCATCGCGGCGCAGTTCTTCAGCGGGCTCGATCCGTCGGCCGGCTTCATCTTCGCGCTGCTCGCCTTTGCCGCCGGCTTCATCGTGCGCCCGTTCGGCGCGCTGGTGTTCGGTCGCCTGGGCGACATGATCGGGCGCAAGTACACCTTCCTGATCACCATCTTGCTGATGGGCCTGTCGACCTGCGTGGTCGGCGTGCTGCCGAGCTACGCCGACATCGGCCTGGCCGCGCCGGTGATGCTGATCGCGCTGCGGCTGCTGCAGGGCCTGGCGATGGGCGGCGAGTACGGCGGCGCGGCGACCTACGTGGCCGAACACGCGCCGCCCGACCGGCGCGGTTTCTACACCTCGTGGATCCAGACCACCGCCTCGCTCGGCCTGTTCATGGCGCTGGTGGTGATCCTGCTGCTGCGCCAGGTGCTCGGCGATGCCGCCTTCGCCGACTGGGGCTGGCGCATCCCGTTCCTGCTGTCGATCGTGCTGCTGGCGGTGAGCGTGTGGGTGCGGCTGTCGATGAACGAATCGCCGGCTTTCCAGCGCCTGCGTGAAACCGGCCGCACCTCGAAGGCGCCGATCCGCGAGTCGTTCGGCAACTGGCGCAACCTGCGGGTCGTGCTGCTGGCGCTGTTCGGGCTGGTGGCCGGGCAGGCGGTGGTCTGGTACACGGGCCAGTTCTACGCGCTGTTCTTCCTGACCGGCGTGCTGCGGGTCGAGCCGTCGACCGCGCAGTGGCTGATGGTCGCGGCGCTGGCGATCGGCACGCCGTTCTTCGTGTTCTTCGGCGCGCTGGCGGATCGCATCGGCCGCAAGCCGATCATCATGGCCGGCCTGGCGCTGGCGGCGGCGGGCTACTTCCCGATGTTCGAGGCGCTGACGGTGGCGGCCAACCCGGCGCTGGCCGAGGCGCAGGCGAACGCGCGCATCGTGGTGGCAGCCGACCCGGCGACCTGCTCGTTCCAGGGCAGTCCGATCGCGCGTGAGGTCGATTTCGCCTCGCCCTGCGATCTGGCCAAGCGCTTCCTGACCGAACAGGGCGCCAGCTACGACAACCGCGCGCTGCCGCGCGGCGCCGCCACCGTGGTGCGGGTCGGCAGCACCGAGATCACGCCGCCGCGCGGGGGGCTCGCGGCCGGCGGCCACGGCTTCGACGACCGCAGCGTGCGCGCCATCGCGGCCTTCCGCGCCGAGGTGCGCCAGGCTCTGCTGGCGGCGGGCTACCCGGAGCGGGCCGACCCGGCGCGCATGGACAAGGTCGGCATCGTCGTGATCCTGAGCGCCTTCATGCTGCTGGTGACGATGGTCTACGGCCCGATCGCGGCGATGCTGGTGGAGATGTTCCCCACCCGCATCCGCTACACCTCGATGAGCCTGCCGTATCACATCGGCAACGGCTGGTTCGGCGGCCTGATGCCGTCGATCGCGTTCGCCATCGTCGCCCACAGCGGCAACATGTACGACGGCCTCTGGTACCCGGTGCTGATCGCCGCCGGCTCCTGCGCGATCGGCCTGCTGCTGGTGCGCGAGACGCGCGGGCGCGACATCTACGCGCAGGACTGA